From one Burkholderia pyrrocinia genomic stretch:
- a CDS encoding response regulator transcription factor yields the protein MTSPAPIVYIVDDDSGMRTSLAWLLESVGIASEGFANAADFLARFDVNLPACLVLDVRMPEKSGFDVQAELNERGATLPVIFVSGHGDIPMSVRALQNGAIDFVEKPYNSQQMLERVQRALRLAQQRHAVGQRHRELRQRLDALTAREKEVLRGVVDGKGSKQIASDLSISVKTVDVHRASIKEKLGATSIAALVRDVMVVWGDDGESSR from the coding sequence ATGACGTCACCCGCACCGATCGTATACATCGTCGACGACGACAGCGGCATGCGCACGTCGCTCGCGTGGTTGCTCGAATCGGTCGGCATCGCGTCCGAAGGGTTCGCGAACGCCGCCGACTTTCTCGCGCGCTTCGACGTGAACCTGCCCGCGTGCCTGGTGCTCGACGTGCGGATGCCGGAGAAAAGCGGCTTCGACGTGCAGGCGGAACTGAATGAGCGCGGCGCGACGTTGCCGGTGATCTTCGTCAGCGGGCACGGCGACATTCCGATGTCGGTGCGTGCGTTGCAGAACGGCGCGATCGACTTCGTCGAGAAGCCGTACAACTCGCAGCAGATGCTCGAACGCGTGCAGCGCGCGCTGCGGCTCGCGCAGCAGCGGCATGCGGTCGGCCAGCGCCATCGCGAGCTGCGCCAGCGGCTCGATGCGCTGACCGCACGCGAGAAGGAAGTGCTGCGCGGCGTGGTCGACGGCAAGGGCAGCAAGCAGATCGCGTCGGACCTGTCGATCAGCGTGAAGACCGTCGACGTGCATCGCGCGAGTATCAAGGAGAAGCTCGGCGCGACGTCGATCGCCGCGCTCGTGCGCGACGTGATGGTCGTGTGGGGCGACGACGGGGAATCGTCGCGCTGA
- the hpaC gene encoding 4-hydroxyphenylacetate 3-monooxygenase, reductase component: MSATSSTISPPASARPARVEPTDAQKAFRQAMAHLGAAVNVITTAGPHGRCGITASAVCSVTDAPPTLLVCLNRSSAMHATFERNRHVCINVLPAEHELLARHFAGLTDLPMERRFELPVWDRGEQDVPVLRDALASLQGTIAEMKEVGSHSVMFIEATSIRVRDDGDSLIYFSRAFHRVSRTACVR, translated from the coding sequence ATGTCCGCCACATCCTCCACGATCTCCCCGCCCGCCAGCGCGCGGCCTGCACGCGTCGAACCGACCGACGCGCAGAAGGCGTTCCGGCAAGCGATGGCCCACCTCGGCGCGGCCGTCAACGTGATCACCACCGCCGGGCCGCACGGCCGCTGCGGGATCACCGCGAGCGCCGTGTGCTCCGTCACCGATGCGCCGCCGACGCTGCTCGTGTGCCTGAACCGGTCGAGCGCGATGCACGCGACCTTCGAGCGCAACCGCCATGTCTGCATCAACGTGCTGCCGGCCGAGCACGAACTGCTCGCGCGGCATTTCGCGGGGCTCACCGACCTGCCGATGGAGCGGCGCTTCGAGCTGCCCGTGTGGGATCGCGGCGAGCAGGACGTGCCCGTGCTGCGCGACGCGCTCGCGAGCCTGCAGGGCACGATCGCCGAAATGAAGGAAGTCGGCTCGCATTCGGTGATGTTCATCGAAGCGACGTCGATCCGCGTGCGCGACGACGGCGACAGCCTCATCTACTTCAGCCGCGCGTTCCATCGCGTGTCGCGCACGGCGTGCGTGCGGTGA
- a CDS encoding YbfB/YjiJ family MFS transporter: MPTALQPERAGPSRPDAGATEPDRMAAWRLAICLSLGSAIALGLARFSYALLLPPMKADLGWTFAQAGALNTANAAGYLIGALAFPLLSRRWRAGTLLAAGCALTALLMAACGFTSAMHALLVQRLATGVGSALIFISGGVLAARLASASPRDAGLLLGLYYGGTGWGIVASSLLVPATLTHGVHGWQPAWFALAFACVLFSAVAVSAARRIEREHAGQAAPRDGAVEAVTASPARFALALAGYGLFGVGYIGYMTFIVALLRGAGMSGTVVAAFYVMLGVATVVSARLWSRLLDRMRGGQALAVLNALLGIATLMPAMFVHPAAAFASGVLFGATFLSAVASTTAFVRHNLPPDGWAKGISAFTTVFAFGQIAGPVAIGWVSDSAGLARGLVYSALTLFAGAALAAGQRALRAAA, encoded by the coding sequence ATGCCCACAGCGCTGCAACCGGAGCGTGCCGGCCCGTCGCGGCCGGACGCCGGCGCAACCGAACCCGACCGCATGGCCGCGTGGCGGCTCGCGATCTGCCTGTCGCTCGGCAGCGCGATCGCGCTCGGCCTCGCGCGTTTTTCGTATGCGCTGTTGTTGCCGCCGATGAAGGCCGATCTCGGCTGGACGTTCGCGCAGGCCGGCGCGCTGAACACGGCAAACGCCGCGGGCTACCTGATCGGCGCGCTCGCGTTTCCGTTGCTGTCGCGGCGCTGGCGCGCGGGCACGCTGCTCGCGGCCGGCTGCGCATTGACCGCGTTGCTGATGGCCGCATGCGGGTTCACGTCGGCCATGCACGCGCTGCTCGTGCAGCGGCTCGCGACCGGCGTCGGCAGCGCGTTGATCTTCATCAGCGGCGGAGTGCTGGCCGCGCGGCTCGCGTCGGCGTCGCCGCGCGATGCGGGGCTGCTGCTCGGTCTCTATTACGGCGGTACGGGGTGGGGCATCGTCGCGTCGTCGCTGCTCGTACCGGCCACGCTTACGCATGGCGTGCACGGCTGGCAGCCCGCATGGTTTGCGCTCGCGTTCGCGTGCGTGCTGTTCTCGGCGGTGGCCGTGTCGGCCGCGCGTCGTATCGAGCGCGAGCATGCGGGACAGGCCGCGCCGCGCGACGGCGCGGTGGAGGCCGTCACCGCGAGCCCCGCTCGCTTCGCGCTCGCGCTGGCCGGCTACGGCCTGTTCGGCGTCGGTTATATCGGCTACATGACGTTCATCGTCGCGCTGCTGCGCGGCGCGGGGATGAGCGGCACGGTGGTAGCAGCGTTCTACGTGATGCTCGGCGTCGCGACCGTCGTGTCGGCGCGGCTGTGGTCGCGGTTGCTCGACCGGATGCGCGGCGGCCAGGCGCTGGCCGTGCTCAACGCGCTGCTCGGCATCGCGACGCTGATGCCCGCGATGTTCGTGCATCCGGCCGCCGCGTTCGCATCGGGCGTGCTGTTCGGCGCGACGTTCCTGTCGGCCGTTGCATCGACGACCGCGTTCGTGCGGCACAACCTGCCGCCCGACGGCTGGGCGAAAGGGATCAGCGCGTTCACGACGGTTTTCGCGTTCGGTCAGATTGCCGGGCCGGTCGCGATCGGCTGGGTGTCGGACAGCGCAGGGCTCGCGCGCGGGCTCGTGTATTCGGCGCTGACGCTGTTCGCGGGCGCCGCGCTCGCGGCCGGGCAGCGTGCATTGCGGGCCGCTGCGTAG
- a CDS encoding leucyl aminopeptidase (aminopeptidase T), with protein sequence MLNLHRALGFHPALRDKLARGESGKLLVGHDTRNRDIALRAFAALPDSLDATTLCLETTPPADIAAALDRADLFVLLYDSSCLPTPSPSGPPFLAAIRPAIVEHWSKSVLFKDYGPHLDEAFAESLDDIAARNGRLIDAAARASQIRFIDEAGNTLTGSLAPDQKWTSVDGMGNLDVVPGEIATHVTDLNGSVVFSGTFLGTVPFAIKYKVVERLATLRVENSTIVDFDSDDAGFRRDFSTYLDRHANHRRIEEFGIGTNLGIRGLYGRNAGFEERHPGLHLGLGGGENGSHHLDLIFARGTLALDERIVFDGAFAV encoded by the coding sequence ATGCTGAACCTGCACCGCGCACTCGGCTTTCATCCCGCGCTGCGCGACAAGCTTGCGCGCGGCGAGTCGGGAAAACTGCTGGTCGGCCATGACACCCGCAACCGCGACATCGCGTTGCGCGCGTTTGCCGCCCTGCCCGATTCGCTCGACGCGACTACCCTCTGTCTCGAAACCACCCCGCCCGCCGACATCGCCGCCGCGCTCGATCGCGCCGACCTGTTCGTGCTGCTGTACGACTCGTCGTGCCTGCCGACGCCGTCGCCGAGCGGGCCGCCGTTCCTCGCCGCGATCCGCCCCGCGATCGTCGAGCACTGGAGCAAGTCGGTTTTATTCAAGGATTACGGCCCGCATCTCGACGAGGCATTCGCCGAATCGCTCGACGACATCGCCGCACGCAACGGCCGGCTGATCGACGCGGCCGCGCGCGCATCGCAGATCCGCTTCATCGACGAAGCCGGCAACACGCTGACGGGCTCGCTCGCGCCGGACCAGAAATGGACGAGCGTGGATGGCATGGGCAATCTCGACGTCGTGCCCGGCGAGATCGCGACGCACGTCACCGACCTGAACGGCTCGGTCGTGTTCAGCGGCACGTTTCTCGGCACCGTGCCGTTCGCGATCAAGTACAAGGTGGTCGAGCGGCTCGCGACGCTGCGGGTCGAGAACAGCACGATCGTCGATTTCGACAGCGACGACGCGGGCTTCCGGCGCGACTTCTCGACCTATCTCGACCGGCACGCGAATCACCGGCGGATCGAGGAATTCGGCATCGGCACGAACCTCGGGATCCGCGGGCTGTACGGCCGCAATGCAGGTTTCGAGGAGCGCCATCCGGGCCTGCATCTCGGGCTCGGCGGCGGCGAGAACGGCAGCCATCATCTCGACCTGATCTTCGCGCGCGGCACGCTCGCGCTCGACGAACGGATCGTGTTCGACGGCGCGTTCGCCGTCTGA
- a CDS encoding GNAT family N-acetyltransferase produces MITLRPMTEDDFPRFWPTYRAIVAAQETYAFDPAPTPEAARALWLDAPLCTWIAEEDGVVLGSYYLKANAAGPGNHVCNCGYMVSDAARGRGVARLMCEHSQQVARERGFLAMQFNSVVATNEVAVALWQKLGFEIVGRLPRAYRHARLGFVDCFVMFKWLGDAAAAEA; encoded by the coding sequence ATGATCACGCTTCGCCCGATGACCGAGGACGATTTTCCGCGCTTCTGGCCGACCTACCGCGCCATCGTCGCCGCTCAGGAAACCTATGCATTCGATCCCGCGCCGACGCCCGAAGCGGCGCGCGCACTGTGGCTCGACGCGCCGCTCTGCACGTGGATCGCCGAAGAGGACGGCGTGGTGCTCGGCTCGTACTACCTGAAGGCGAACGCGGCCGGGCCCGGCAATCACGTGTGCAACTGCGGCTACATGGTGAGCGACGCCGCGCGCGGCCGCGGCGTCGCGCGCCTGATGTGCGAGCACTCGCAGCAGGTCGCGCGCGAGCGAGGTTTCCTCGCGATGCAGTTCAACTCGGTGGTCGCGACGAACGAGGTCGCGGTCGCGCTATGGCAGAAGCTGGGATTTGAAATCGTCGGTCGCCTGCCGCGCGCGTACCGCCACGCGCGGCTCGGGTTCGTCGATTGCTTCGTGATGTTCAAGTGGCTCGGCGACGCGGCGGCCGCCGAAGCCTGA
- a CDS encoding AraC family transcriptional regulator, which translates to MSFWDFTRSPASARLLVDFGDERGVPHAKLLAGTGLGNAQLDDPKVEVTAAQELRLTGNLLRALGRAQGLGFEVGRRYHFSAYGVWGYGLIASATARDALALAMRFLPLTYAFTVITYREEPETGVLNFGAPELDGGLSRFLVERDMMAAAVLLQEIASGDFALSRFTLQAARTPSLAVPHIAGIEPVFSARSNSLAFERAFLDRPLPHANPLTVSMCEQMCGQLVEARRARVGTSEMVRQYLSATPGTAPFSLEDMARLMNTSPRTLKRRLQEEGTTFRVLLAQARGAMAETLLGDARLSLAEVAEQLGFSDLSSFSQAFKRWYGVPPGAYRSAALRDAECP; encoded by the coding sequence ATGAGCTTCTGGGACTTCACCCGGAGTCCGGCCAGCGCCCGGCTGCTGGTCGATTTCGGCGACGAACGCGGCGTGCCGCACGCGAAACTGCTGGCCGGCACGGGCCTCGGGAATGCGCAGCTCGACGATCCTAAAGTCGAGGTGACGGCCGCGCAGGAACTGCGGCTGACCGGCAACCTGCTGCGCGCGCTCGGGCGTGCGCAGGGCCTCGGGTTCGAGGTCGGCCGGCGTTACCACTTCTCCGCGTACGGCGTGTGGGGCTACGGGCTGATCGCGAGCGCGACCGCGCGCGACGCGCTCGCGCTGGCGATGCGCTTCCTGCCGCTCACGTACGCGTTCACCGTCATCACGTACCGCGAGGAGCCGGAGACGGGTGTGCTCAATTTCGGCGCGCCGGAACTCGACGGCGGCCTGAGCCGGTTCCTCGTCGAACGCGACATGATGGCCGCGGCCGTGCTGCTGCAGGAAATCGCCAGCGGCGATTTCGCGTTGTCGCGCTTCACGCTGCAGGCCGCGCGTACACCGTCGCTCGCTGTGCCGCACATCGCCGGCATCGAGCCGGTTTTCTCGGCGCGCTCGAACAGCCTCGCGTTCGAGCGCGCGTTTCTCGACCGGCCCCTGCCGCACGCGAATCCGCTGACGGTGTCGATGTGCGAGCAGATGTGCGGCCAACTGGTCGAAGCGCGGCGCGCACGCGTGGGCACGTCGGAGATGGTGCGTCAGTACCTGAGCGCGACGCCCGGCACCGCACCGTTTTCGCTCGAGGACATGGCGCGGCTGATGAACACGAGCCCGCGCACGCTCAAGCGCCGGCTGCAGGAAGAAGGTACGACGTTTCGCGTGCTGCTCGCGCAGGCGCGCGGCGCGATGGCCGAGACGCTGCTCGGCGATGCGCGCCTGTCGCTCGCGGAAGTGGCCGAGCAGCTCGGTTTCAGCGACCTGTCGAGTTTCTCGCAGGCGTTCAAGCGTTGGTACGGCGTGCCGCCGGGCGCGTATCGAAGTGCGGCGCTGCGCGACGCGGAGTGTCCATGA
- a CDS encoding GMC family oxidoreductase encodes MSKTFDYIVVGGGSGGCVVAGRLTEDPAVTVCVLEAGGRGDGAIVNVPTGAVAMMPTRLNNWAFDTVPQPGLGGRIGYQPRGKALGGSSAINAMVYIRGHRVDYDGWAALGNEGWAYDDVLPYFRLSEHNERFDDAWHGRDGPLWVSDLRTGNPFHARYLEAAQQAGLPLTDDFNGAQQEGIGIYQVTQKHGERWSAARAYLLPHVGRRDNLTVETHAQVLRILFDGTRAIGVEVRQHGEVRTLRARREVVLAAGALQTPQLLMLSGVGPGRELQGLGIPVHADLPGVGRNLQDHPDFIFGYRTRSVDTMGVSARGGLRMLRELARFRRERRGMLTSNFAEGGGFLKTRAGLDAPDIQLHFVVALVDDHAHKLHAGHGLSCHVCLLRPRSRGSVTLDSADPLAAPRIDPAFFDDPRDLDDMVAGFRLTRRLMEAPALASWITRDLFTANVATDDEIRDVLRRRTDTVYHPVGTCRMGHDEFAVVDPQLRVRGLQGLRIVDASVMPTLIGGNTNAPTIMIAEKAVDLIRGVRRTPARPHAEAAVAATDRDTALASCAAHDAIPLEETRHVVA; translated from the coding sequence ATGAGCAAGACTTTCGACTACATCGTCGTCGGCGGCGGTTCGGGCGGCTGCGTCGTTGCGGGGCGACTGACCGAGGACCCGGCCGTGACCGTCTGCGTGCTCGAGGCCGGCGGCCGCGGCGACGGCGCGATCGTCAACGTACCGACCGGCGCAGTCGCGATGATGCCGACCCGCTTGAACAACTGGGCCTTCGACACGGTGCCGCAGCCGGGGCTCGGCGGGCGCATCGGCTACCAGCCGCGCGGCAAGGCGCTGGGCGGTTCGTCCGCGATCAACGCGATGGTCTACATCCGCGGCCATCGGGTCGACTACGACGGCTGGGCCGCGCTCGGCAACGAGGGTTGGGCGTACGACGACGTGCTGCCGTACTTCCGGTTGAGCGAGCACAACGAACGCTTCGACGATGCATGGCACGGCCGCGACGGCCCGCTGTGGGTCAGCGACCTGCGCACCGGCAACCCGTTCCATGCGCGCTACCTGGAAGCCGCGCAACAGGCCGGCCTGCCGCTCACCGACGATTTCAACGGCGCGCAGCAGGAAGGCATCGGCATCTACCAGGTCACGCAGAAGCACGGCGAACGGTGGAGCGCGGCGCGCGCGTACCTGCTGCCGCACGTCGGCCGCCGCGACAACCTGACGGTCGAGACGCACGCGCAGGTGCTGCGCATCCTGTTCGACGGGACACGTGCGATCGGCGTCGAAGTGCGGCAGCACGGCGAAGTCCGCACATTGCGCGCGCGGCGCGAAGTCGTGCTCGCGGCCGGCGCGCTGCAGACACCGCAATTGCTGATGCTGTCGGGTGTCGGCCCGGGCCGCGAACTTCAAGGGCTCGGCATTCCGGTACACGCCGACCTGCCCGGCGTCGGCCGCAACCTGCAGGATCATCCGGATTTCATCTTCGGCTACCGCACGCGCAGTGTCGACACGATGGGTGTATCGGCACGCGGCGGCCTGCGCATGCTGCGCGAGCTCGCGCGCTTTCGCCGCGAACGGCGCGGGATGCTGACGTCGAATTTCGCAGAAGGCGGCGGCTTCCTGAAGACCCGCGCCGGCCTCGACGCGCCGGACATCCAGCTGCACTTCGTCGTCGCGCTCGTCGACGATCATGCGCACAAGCTGCATGCCGGCCACGGGCTGTCGTGCCACGTGTGCCTGCTGCGGCCGCGCAGCCGCGGCTCGGTCACGCTCGATAGCGCCGATCCGCTCGCGGCACCGCGCATCGACCCCGCGTTCTTCGACGATCCGCGCGACCTCGACGACATGGTCGCGGGCTTCCGGCTCACGCGCCGGCTGATGGAAGCGCCGGCGCTCGCCAGTTGGATCACGCGCGACCTGTTCACCGCGAACGTCGCGACCGACGACGAAATCCGCGACGTGCTGCGGCGGCGCACCGACACCGTGTATCACCCGGTCGGCACGTGCCGGATGGGCCACGACGAGTTCGCCGTCGTCGATCCGCAACTGCGCGTGCGTGGCCTGCAGGGGCTGCGCATCGTCGATGCGTCGGTGATGCCGACGCTCATCGGCGGCAACACCAACGCGCCGACGATCATGATCGCCGAGAAGGCCGTCGACCTGATTCGCGGCGTGCGCCGCACGCCGGCGCGGCCGCATGCCGAAGCCGCCGTCGCAGCGACGGATCGCGACACCGCTCTTGCGTCGTGCGCCGCGCACGATGCCATCCCGTTGGAGGAGACCCGCCATGTTGTCGCCTGA
- a CDS encoding alpha/beta hydrolase fold domain-containing protein, whose translation MLSPDASRPTESAAPLAAIIIGAGFAGIGMAIALQRAGIHDFVIVERSHDVGGVWRDNRYPGAACDVPSHLYSFSFEPNPAWSRVFAPQPEIHAYLQHCARKYGLARHLRFGAEVERAQYDAARALWHVTLADGTTLSAAVLVSGTGQLSRPAMPDLPGIDSFRGRAFHSAHWDHDFPLAGKRVAVVGTGASAIQFVPAIAGDVQRLVVFQRSPAYVMPRPDRAYRPWEKALFRRLPWAMKLYRASIYLRYESRAVAFTRLHGLMDVAVGRPFRKLLARDVPDAALRERLTPDYPIGCKRILLSSDYLAAMSRDYVELVTQRIRRVTEDGIETVDGVHHPVDAIVYGTGFAATEFLSPMRITGRDGLDLNDAWRRGAQAYLGLTVPGFPNFFMLYGPNTNLGHNSIVYMLESQIAHVMRCVRAMRRDGANAIDVDARRYRRYNVHVQQRLEGSVWSSCKSWYVDASGHNSTNWPGFTLTYRWITRFTGLSAYRFTHPLPDAVSPAHGVVVAPPAGRLEALSAASLRGFLRVAFRPLIGPPFGARMQRRVVALLSPLMPGTGGTLRYRMSANGVPVEVVAPKRGDTGGAILYLHGGAFCLGGPHTHRGVTTRLANEAGLPVWVPDYRLAPEHPSPAALDDALAAYDAMRTQGHAPHRIVIAGDSAGGALALALAIALRERGEPAAAALLLISPVTDPALGGATLASRRLDDPMIRRGWLEQGLRWYHGAGSTAARGPLDTDLRGLPTMLVQAGDQEVLLSDAQRLASHAQACGVPCRLEIHAARWHVFHLQAFYLRSARDALRTLAGFASERVAAMG comes from the coding sequence ATGTTGTCGCCTGATGCTTCCCGCCCGACCGAATCCGCCGCGCCGCTTGCGGCGATCATCATCGGCGCCGGCTTCGCCGGCATCGGCATGGCAATCGCGCTGCAACGCGCCGGCATTCACGATTTCGTGATCGTCGAACGCTCGCACGACGTCGGCGGCGTGTGGCGCGACAACCGCTATCCGGGCGCCGCGTGCGACGTGCCCTCGCACCTGTACTCGTTCTCGTTCGAGCCCAATCCGGCGTGGTCACGCGTCTTCGCGCCGCAGCCTGAAATCCATGCGTACCTGCAGCATTGCGCGCGCAAGTACGGCCTCGCGCGCCATCTGCGCTTCGGCGCCGAAGTCGAGCGCGCGCAGTACGACGCAGCCCGTGCGCTGTGGCACGTCACGCTGGCCGACGGCACGACGCTGAGCGCCGCCGTGCTCGTCAGCGGCACCGGCCAGTTGAGCCGCCCCGCGATGCCCGACCTGCCCGGCATCGACTCATTCCGCGGCCGCGCCTTCCACTCCGCGCATTGGGATCACGACTTTCCGCTCGCCGGCAAGCGCGTGGCGGTGGTCGGCACCGGCGCGTCGGCGATCCAGTTCGTCCCGGCAATCGCCGGCGACGTGCAGCGTCTCGTCGTGTTCCAGCGTTCGCCGGCCTACGTGATGCCGCGCCCCGACCGCGCGTATCGCCCGTGGGAGAAGGCGCTGTTCCGCCGGCTGCCGTGGGCGATGAAGCTGTATCGCGCGTCGATCTACCTGCGCTACGAATCGCGCGCGGTCGCGTTCACGCGACTGCACGGGCTGATGGATGTCGCGGTCGGCCGGCCGTTCCGCAAGCTGCTCGCGCGCGACGTGCCGGACGCCGCGCTGCGCGAACGGCTCACGCCCGACTACCCGATCGGCTGCAAACGCATCCTGCTGTCGAGCGACTACCTTGCCGCGATGAGCCGCGACTACGTCGAGCTCGTCACGCAGCGGATCCGGCGCGTAACCGAGGACGGGATCGAGACCGTCGACGGCGTGCACCATCCGGTCGACGCGATCGTCTACGGCACGGGGTTCGCGGCGACCGAGTTCCTGTCGCCGATGCGCATCACGGGCCGCGACGGGCTCGACCTGAACGACGCGTGGCGACGCGGCGCGCAAGCGTATCTCGGCCTCACCGTGCCCGGCTTTCCGAACTTCTTCATGCTGTACGGCCCGAATACCAACCTCGGCCACAACTCGATCGTCTACATGCTCGAAAGCCAGATCGCACACGTGATGCGCTGCGTGCGCGCGATGCGGCGCGACGGCGCGAACGCAATCGACGTCGACGCACGCCGCTACCGGCGCTACAACGTGCATGTGCAGCAGCGGCTCGAAGGGTCGGTGTGGAGCAGTTGCAAGAGCTGGTACGTCGATGCTTCGGGGCACAACAGCACGAACTGGCCGGGCTTCACGCTGACCTACCGGTGGATCACGCGCTTCACCGGGCTGTCCGCGTACCGCTTCACGCATCCGCTGCCCGATGCCGTTTCGCCGGCGCACGGCGTCGTGGTCGCTCCGCCCGCCGGCAGACTGGAGGCGCTGTCCGCCGCTTCGCTGCGCGGCTTCCTGCGCGTCGCGTTCCGGCCGCTGATCGGGCCGCCGTTCGGTGCGCGCATGCAGCGCCGCGTCGTCGCGTTGCTGTCGCCGCTGATGCCCGGCACGGGCGGCACGCTGCGCTACCGCATGTCGGCCAACGGCGTGCCGGTCGAAGTGGTTGCGCCGAAACGCGGCGATACGGGCGGCGCGATCCTCTATCTGCACGGCGGCGCGTTCTGCCTCGGCGGGCCGCATACGCATCGCGGCGTGACGACGCGGCTCGCGAACGAGGCCGGGCTGCCGGTGTGGGTGCCCGATTACCGGCTCGCGCCCGAGCATCCGAGCCCTGCGGCGCTCGACGATGCGCTGGCCGCGTACGACGCGATGCGCACGCAGGGTCATGCGCCGCACCGGATCGTGATCGCCGGCGATTCGGCCGGCGGCGCGCTGGCGCTGGCGCTCGCCATCGCGTTGCGCGAGCGCGGCGAGCCGGCCGCGGCCGCGCTGCTGTTGATCTCGCCCGTGACCGACCCTGCGCTTGGCGGCGCGACACTCGCTTCGCGCCGTCTCGACGATCCGATGATCAGGCGCGGCTGGCTCGAACAGGGCTTGCGCTGGTATCACGGCGCCGGCTCGACCGCCGCGCGCGGCCCGCTCGACACCGACCTGCGCGGCCTGCCGACGATGCTGGTCCAGGCCGGCGATCAGGAGGTGCTGCTGTCCGACGCGCAGCGGCTCGCCAGTCATGCTCAGGCTTGCGGCGTGCCGTGCCGGCTGGAGATTCATGCGGCGCGCTGGCACGTGTTTCATCTGCAGGCGTTTTACCTGCGGTCGGCGCGCGATGCGTTGCGGACGCTGGCGGGTTTTGCATCGGAACGGGTGGCGGCAATGGGGTAA
- a CDS encoding PAAR domain-containing protein, which produces MPGTASPRNFRQASTTRQSPPISRQGDFSVFKAAVRHGDPTTTRGIVIAFSSTILDDGKQVGLSGDEATCGDCDGIFKIIGSGKDMSENGRNVVVDGDWVICPCKKNRVIVGNNPGIFLESSGSEHPAESSARRQHSTTPIRPIHDEQIRLIDRLSGRVLTNIRYRITDSSGRHVEGRTDEKGLMLRFETSGQDVIDIEIYRGGQ; this is translated from the coding sequence ATGCCCGGCACCGCCAGTCCCCGGAATTTCAGACAGGCTTCGACTACCAGACAGTCGCCGCCAATTTCGCGACAGGGGGACTTTTCAGTGTTTAAAGCGGCTGTAAGACATGGGGACCCAACGACGACGCGAGGCATTGTTATCGCGTTCTCCTCGACGATTCTCGACGATGGAAAGCAAGTTGGTTTGAGCGGGGACGAAGCGACCTGCGGAGATTGCGACGGTATTTTCAAGATTATCGGCTCCGGAAAAGACATGTCCGAGAACGGACGGAATGTAGTCGTCGACGGAGACTGGGTAATTTGCCCGTGCAAGAAAAATCGCGTCATCGTCGGCAACAACCCCGGGATATTCCTGGAATCGTCCGGCAGCGAGCATCCTGCCGAGTCGAGCGCGAGGCGCCAGCATTCCACCACGCCAATACGGCCGATTCACGATGAACAGATTCGCCTGATCGATCGCCTCTCAGGAAGGGTACTCACGAACATCCGATATCGGATTACGGACTCCTCAGGTCGACATGTTGAAGGACGAACCGACGAAAAAGGACTGATGCTTCGATTCGAAACATCCGGTCAAGACGTAATCGACATCGAGATCTACCGGGGAGGACAATGA
- a CDS encoding protein-tyrosine-phosphatase: protein MKRSHTLNALALLCCVGIQCATPAFADEPKKVAFVDTGNTGRSVMAEAIAGQLIAQRHAHVAVISRAVDEDPYDEKPEENGVILMKRRGIDTSAHRAVQLNANDVKHSDVILTMTDKHKEKVLALYPSAAGKVFTLAEYASGKHVDVPDAWGKPIDFYESVTAQLDTYIPAALDKVATAEAAKQ, encoded by the coding sequence ATGAAAAGAAGCCACACCCTCAACGCGCTTGCGCTGCTCTGTTGCGTCGGCATCCAGTGTGCGACGCCGGCATTCGCCGACGAACCGAAGAAGGTTGCGTTCGTCGACACGGGCAACACCGGGCGCAGCGTGATGGCCGAAGCGATCGCGGGCCAGTTGATCGCGCAGCGCCATGCGCATGTCGCGGTGATTTCGCGCGCGGTCGACGAGGATCCGTACGACGAAAAGCCCGAGGAAAACGGCGTGATCCTGATGAAGCGGCGCGGCATCGACACGTCCGCACACCGCGCGGTGCAACTGAACGCGAACGACGTCAAGCATTCCGACGTGATCCTGACGATGACCGACAAGCACAAGGAGAAGGTGCTCGCGCTCTATCCGTCGGCGGCCGGCAAGGTGTTCACGCTCGCCGAATATGCGTCCGGAAAGCACGTCGACGTGCCCGACGCGTGGGGCAAGCCGATCGACTTCTACGAATCGGTGACCGCGCAGCTCGACACGTATATTCCGGCCGCACTCGACAAGGTCGCGACTGCCGAGGCGGCGAAGCAGTAA
- a CDS encoding DNA-binding protein produces the protein MNKLKGAVSHHDAEVAELGADRELAVAYLRVAMESLDDPDNRAAGLLALRTVAEAYGGLGAVAAEAGISRESLYRTLSPNGNPTLKTLLAVLKTVGLRLSVVPAQPAHA, from the coding sequence GTGAACAAGCTCAAAGGCGCGGTATCGCACCACGACGCGGAAGTCGCCGAACTCGGCGCCGATCGCGAACTCGCGGTGGCCTATCTGCGCGTCGCAATGGAATCGCTCGACGATCCCGACAACCGCGCGGCCGGCCTGCTCGCGCTGCGCACGGTCGCGGAAGCATACGGCGGGCTCGGCGCCGTCGCGGCCGAAGCCGGCATCAGCCGCGAATCGCTGTATCGCACGCTGTCACCCAACGGCAACCCGACACTGAAAACCCTGCTCGCGGTGCTCAAGACCGTCGGCCTGCGCCTGTCCGTCGTCCCCGCGCAGCCTGCGCACGCGTAA